A window of the Chloroflexota bacterium genome harbors these coding sequences:
- a CDS encoding Gfo/Idh/MocA family oxidoreductase: MAHELRVAVIGAGHIGSVHVRALRALGQPVVALASSDPERATRRAEALGVPQGYGDYRKLLDNERVDIVHVCTPPALHYPIVKDCLERGRHVVCEKPLTADPTESAALNDLASQKGLLNAVCFNIRYYPACQTAGEKVQKGELGKVHLIHGSYLQEFHLPETPWGWRFIPELAGPMRAITEIGSHWVDLVSHISGFRPQAVMSHMGTFFPTRQKPLNPPQTGFETAQVTSEDYASALLSFGSGALGALTVSEISSGRKNRLFFQVDGSDGSLWWDSEMPNRLALGHKTRANEELVSGQATGYAETFRLLFEDVYRHLCQGSFQKPAQPTYPTFADGHAAVLICDAIYRSAKEQHWIEVQI; this comes from the coding sequence GTGGCCCATGAATTGAGAGTAGCTGTAATTGGTGCCGGTCATATCGGTAGCGTCCACGTGCGTGCCTTGCGCGCCTTAGGCCAACCGGTGGTGGCTCTGGCCAGCTCCGATCCAGAGCGGGCCACCCGCCGGGCAGAAGCCCTGGGGGTGCCCCAAGGTTATGGAGATTATAGGAAGCTCTTAGACAACGAGCGGGTTGATATCGTCCATGTCTGTACCCCACCCGCCCTCCATTATCCTATAGTAAAGGACTGCCTGGAGCGTGGGAGACATGTCGTCTGCGAGAAGCCTCTCACCGCTGATCCAACCGAATCGGCCGCCCTGAACGACCTGGCCTCACAGAAGGGCTTACTGAACGCAGTCTGCTTCAATATTCGCTACTATCCAGCGTGTCAAACGGCTGGGGAAAAGGTACAGAAGGGTGAGCTGGGAAAGGTACATCTTATTCACGGCTCATACCTGCAAGAATTCCACCTTCCAGAAACGCCCTGGGGCTGGCGCTTCATACCGGAACTGGCCGGGCCGATGCGCGCCATAACTGAGATTGGCTCGCATTGGGTGGATCTCGTCAGTCATATCAGTGGGTTTCGCCCCCAGGCAGTGATGTCCCATATGGGCACCTTCTTCCCCACACGCCAGAAACCCCTCAACCCTCCTCAGACTGGGTTTGAGACGGCGCAGGTTACCTCCGAGGATTACGCCAGTGCCCTCCTCTCCTTCGGGAGTGGAGCACTGGGAGCCCTTACCGTATCCGAGATCAGCAGCGGACGTAAGAACAGGCTCTTCTTTCAGGTGGACGGCTCTGATGGCTCCCTTTGGTGGGATTCGGAGATGCCCAATCGTCTCGCCCTTGGTCACAAGACGAGGGCCAACGAGGAGCTGGTGAGCGGCCAGGCCACTGGATATGCCGAGACCTTCCGCTTGCTCTTTGAGGACGTGTACCGTCATTTGTGCCAGGGCAGTTTCCAGAAGCCAGCTCAGCCAACCTATCCCACCTTCGCTGATGGACATGCAGCCGTCTTGATCTGCGACGCCATATATAGAAGTGCTAAAGAGCAGCACTGGATCGAGGTTCAAATCTGA
- a CDS encoding bifunctional folylpolyglutamate synthase/dihydrofolate synthase encodes MNYEEALNYIYSFTDYERTTVQLYGAPACNLERTEHLLNLLGNPQHHYQSIHIAGTKGKGSTAAMIASVMEAAGYKVALYTSPHLHSFRERIRTNQHPIPGHRLSTIISQMRPLVDQVHSDCPDLGRLTTFEVSTALAFTYFATEAVDFAVIEVGMGGRLDATNVLRPLVSIITSISLDHVPILGDTLPQIAAEKAGIIKDNGLVVSAPQRPEVLAVLEETCHARKARLFLIGQDWRWEARAGQYDWKEGRLQSFDVQGPFGEHKGLEIPLLGRHQLVNATTAVAALELLREYGLTIDALSIRQGLRQVIWPGRLEVVSWRPLLVLDGAHNADSAEKLLAALQEGLHYKRLILILGTSAGKDIPGIIRALAPAAELIITTQSKHPRAADPQLLQQEGAKYGCQIRVVEDVQAALDVALDMADEHDLICVTGSLFVVAEARESLGRAPHAQEMLEVLGKSA; translated from the coding sequence ATGAATTATGAGGAGGCGCTCAATTACATTTACAGCTTCACCGACTATGAGAGAACCACTGTTCAGCTCTACGGTGCCCCCGCCTGCAATCTAGAGCGCACCGAGCATCTTCTGAATCTCTTAGGCAACCCTCAGCATCATTACCAGTCCATTCATATCGCCGGAACCAAGGGTAAAGGTTCCACAGCAGCAATGATTGCCTCTGTCATGGAGGCTGCTGGCTATAAGGTGGCCCTTTATACCTCTCCTCATCTCCACTCCTTTCGGGAAAGGATCAGGACCAATCAGCATCCTATCCCAGGCCATCGACTGAGCACCATCATCTCTCAGATGAGACCGCTGGTAGATCAGGTGCACTCCGATTGCCCCGATTTAGGGCGACTGACTACCTTCGAGGTGAGCACGGCCCTGGCTTTCACCTACTTCGCTACTGAGGCCGTCGACTTCGCCGTCATCGAGGTTGGGATGGGTGGACGGCTTGACGCGACCAACGTCTTACGACCCCTCGTCTCCATCATCACTTCGATCAGCCTCGACCATGTTCCTATCTTAGGAGATACCCTGCCTCAAATTGCCGCTGAGAAGGCTGGCATTATCAAGGATAACGGTCTAGTGGTCAGTGCCCCTCAGAGGCCAGAGGTGCTCGCCGTGCTTGAGGAGACCTGCCACGCCCGTAAGGCCCGACTCTTCCTCATAGGCCAGGACTGGCGCTGGGAAGCAAGGGCTGGGCAGTATGATTGGAAGGAGGGTCGGCTCCAATCTTTCGATGTGCAGGGGCCCTTCGGAGAACATAAGGGTCTGGAGATTCCCCTATTAGGCCGGCACCAGCTGGTTAACGCCACGACGGCCGTGGCTGCGCTGGAGTTATTGCGCGAATATGGCCTTACGATAGACGCTTTGAGCATTCGCCAGGGGCTGCGTCAGGTCATCTGGCCAGGTCGATTAGAGGTCGTTTCCTGGAGACCGTTGCTTGTTCTAGATGGCGCCCACAACGCCGACTCAGCCGAAAAACTGCTGGCCGCTTTACAGGAAGGACTGCACTACAAGCGACTCATCCTGATTCTGGGCACCTCAGCTGGCAAAGACATCCCCGGTATCATCAGAGCCTTGGCCCCGGCGGCCGAGTTGATTATCACCACTCAATCTAAGCACCCAAGAGCAGCTGACCCCCAGCTGCTACAACAGGAAGGGGCCAAATATGGCTGTCAAATTCGGGTAGTAGAGGACGTCCAAGCGGCTTTAGACGTAGCGCTTGATATGGCCGACGAGCATGACCTGATCTGCGTCACCGGCTCGCTTTTCGTAGTGGCCGAAGCGCGTGAGTCCTTGGGGCGAGCGCCCCACGCTCAAGAGATGTTAGAGGTGCTGGGCAAGAGTGCTTAG
- a CDS encoding Os1348 family NHLP clan protein has product MSKETAMFILHKAATDLLFRDQLVRDPYAVLCKLDLTPQEIEALMVGDPERLAACGLDPRIAGWIPWLKVNRRALEFDEN; this is encoded by the coding sequence GTGAGCAAAGAGACGGCCATGTTCATCCTGCACAAGGCGGCCACGGATTTGCTATTTAGGGACCAGCTAGTGCGTGATCCCTACGCTGTCCTGTGCAAACTTGACCTAACCCCGCAGGAGATCGAAGCGCTTATGGTCGGTGATCCTGAGAGGTTAGCGGCCTGCGGACTGGATCCGCGCATCGCTGGTTGGATTCCATGGCTAAAAGTAAATCGCAGAGCGCTCGAGTTCGATGAGAATTAG
- the trxA gene encoding thioredoxin has translation MSDPIIVSDATFDSEVLQSTTPVLVDFWAAWCNPCRMIAPILEEIAAEYDGQIKVAKLDVDANRHVPRRFGVMSIPTLILFKEGKAVERLVGYMPKASLLSTLAQHL, from the coding sequence ATGAGTGATCCTATAATCGTCAGCGATGCTACCTTTGACAGTGAAGTCCTCCAGTCAACCACACCGGTCCTGGTCGATTTTTGGGCGGCATGGTGTAATCCCTGCCGTATGATCGCTCCCATACTGGAGGAGATCGCTGCTGAATACGATGGCCAGATCAAGGTGGCCAAGCTGGATGTTGATGCCAATCGCCATGTACCCCGCCGCTTCGGGGTGATGAGCATTCCCACCCTAATCCTTTTTAAAGAAGGTAAGGCTGTCGAGCGCCTGGTTGGCTATATGCCAAAGGCGAGTCTGCTAAGCACTCTTGCCCAGCACCTCTAA